From a single Vitis vinifera cultivar Pinot Noir 40024 chromosome 18, ASM3070453v1 genomic region:
- the LOC100254003 gene encoding 24-methylenesterol C-methyltransferase 2 — MDSLTLFCTAALLAGGLYWFVCILGSAEQTGKRGVDLSGGSISAEKVQDKYKQYWSFFRRPKEIETAEKVPDFVDTFYNLVTDIYEWGWGQSFHFSPAVPGKSHRDATRLHEEMAVDLIDVKPGDRILDVGCGVGGPMRAIAAHSRANVVGITINEYQVNRARLHNRKAGLDSLCEVVCGNFLQMPFADNSFDGAYSIEATCHAPELEEVYAEIFRVLKPGSMYVSYEWVTTDKFKAEDPEHVDVIQGIERGDALPGLRPYSDIAATARKVGFEVVREKDLAKPPAMPWWTRLKMGRIAYWRNHILIMIFAALGIAPKGTVDVHEMLFKTADYLTRGGESGIFTPMHMILCRKPESSEHD, encoded by the coding sequence aTGGATTCACTCACTCTTTTCTGTACGGCGGCTCTTTTGGCCGGCGGCCTCTACTGGTTCGTCTGCATTCTTGGGTCAGCAGAACAGACGGGAAAGAGGGGCGTGGATCTCTCCGGCGGGTCGATCTCGGCGGAGAAGGTTCAAGACAAGTACAAACAGTACTGGTCCTTCTTTCGCCGACCCAAAGAAATCGAAACCGCCGAGAAAGTGCCTGACTTTGTAGATACATTCTACAATCTCGTCACAGACATCTACGAATGGGGATGGGGCCAGTCCTTCCACTTCTCTCCCGCCGTCCCGGGGAAGTCCCACCGTGACGCCACGCGCCTCCATGAGGAGATGGCGGTGGATCTCATCGACGTAAAGCCCGGAGATCGAATCCTGGACGTTGGATGCGGAGTGGGAGGTCCTATGCGCGCAATCGCGGCTCACTCGCGGGCCAATGTTGTGGGGATCACCATCAATGAGTACCAAGTGAATCGCGCCCGCTTGCACAACAGAAAGGCCGGGTTGGACTCGCTCTGCGAAGTCGTGTGTGGCAATTTCCTCCAGATGCCGTTCGCTGACAACAGCTTCGACGGCGCGTACTCCATCGAAGCTACGTGCCACGCGCCGGAGCTCGAAGAAGTCTACGCCGAGATCTTTAGGGTTTTGAAACCCGGATCTATGTACGTGTCCTACGAATGGGTTACAACGGACAAGTTCAAAGCAGAAGATCCAGAACACGTGGATGTCATTCAAGGCATCGAGAGAGGTGATGCTTTGCCTGGCCTGAGGCCCTACTCCGACATCGCTGCGACGGCGAGGAAGGTAGGGTTCGAGGTGGTGAGAGAGAAGGATCTGGCGAAACCACCGGCGATGCCATGGTGGACAAGGTTGAAGATGGGTAGGATTGCCTACTGGAGGAACCACATTCTGATTATGATATTCGCCGCCTTGGGAATCGCACCAAAGGGAACTGTGGATGTTCATGAGATGCTGTTCAAGACAGCTGATTATCTCACAAGAGGCGGCGAGTCCGGAATTTTCACTCCAATGCACATGATCCTCTGCAGAAAACCTGAATCCTCAGAACACGATTGA
- the LOC100259132 gene encoding thioredoxin-like protein CDSP32, chloroplastic, which produces MATIANFLSKPPSSLPPKINALSSVFSSSLSFTKPRPLMMKLGTSRSTNSFTVKATAAPSKTKKAESDERVKHVHSIEEFDEALRTAKNKLVVVEFGASHSIHSKKIYPFMVDLSRQCSDVEFLLVMGDESEKTRELCQRENIDQVPHFSFYKNKEKIHEEEGIGPDELMGDVLYYGDNHSAVVQLHSGEDVERLIQDHKADNKLIVLDVGLKHCGPCVKVYPTVIKLSRQMTDTVVFARMNGDENDSCMKFLKEMDVVEVPTFLFIRDGEICGRYVGSGKGELIGEILRYQGVRVTY; this is translated from the coding sequence ATGGCTACAATCGCGAACTTCTTGTCTAAGCCCCCTTCATCTCTGCCCCCTAAAATCAATGCTTTGTCCTCCGTTTTTTCATCTTCTCTGTCCTTTACAAAACCCAGACCCCTAATGATGAAACTTGGAACAAGCAGAAGCACTAACAGCTTCACAGTGAAAGCCACAGCGGCACCAAGCAAGACTAAGAAAGCCGAGAGTGATGAGAGAGTAAAACATGTCCACAGCATAGAGGAGTTCGACGAAGCCCTTCGAACGGCGAAAAACAAGCTGGTGGTGGTGGAATTCGGCGCCAGCCACAGCATCCACAGCAAAAAAATCTACCCTTTCATGGTGGACCTCAGCCGCCAATGCAGCGACGTGGAGTTTTTATTAGTAATGGGCGACGAATCGGAAAAAACCAGAGAACTCTGCCAGAGGGAGAACATCGACCAAGTCCCACACTTCAGCTTCTACAAGAACAAGGAGAAGATCCACGAGGAAGAAGGGATCGGCCCAGATGAGCTGATGGGAGACGTGCTATACTACGGAGACAACCACTCGGCTGTGGTGCAACTGCACTCGGGAGAAGATGTGGAGCGGCTGATCCAAGACCATAAAGCTGACAACAAGCTCATAGTTCTGGATGTGGGATTGAAGCACTGTGGGCCCTGCGTGAAGGTGTATCCAACGGTGATTAAGCTCTCAAGGCAGATGACTGATACGGTGGTGTTCGCCAGAATGAACGGGGATGAGAACGATAGCTGCATGAAGTTCTTGAAGGAGATGGACGTTGTAGAGGTGCCCacgtttttatttataagagaTGGTGAGATCTGTGGAAGGTACGTGGGTTCTGGGAAAGGAGAGCTTATCGGGGAAATTCTTAGATACCAAGGAGTTCGTGTTACCTATTAA
- the LOC104882455 gene encoding uncharacterized protein At1g76070 translates to MEKPAKSKNMILKFLPKAASVINFQNSTPFSPGRDHKRSSDSTNKFKAHGAGRGFSGPMISMIPVEAHWRSRSGNFDRQEPTSPKVSCMGQVKDKHKKRIPKTKRASPPKESKPREMKKQHSTLRRIFRSSNLGRKSDASSDDKPSLPDRAPSLGQMKRFSSGRNAFSNFDWTAPVAPVDSDHRSYYSEEERGDFEEEDEEFIIPFSAPILVGGAVALEPRKEINLWKRRTLVPPRPLRLNTIVK, encoded by the coding sequence ATGGAGAAACCAGCTAAATCGAAGAATATGATATTGAAGTTTCTGCCAAAAGCAGCTTCTGTCATCAACTTTCAGAACAGTACTCCTTTCAGTCCAGGAAGAGACCACAAGAGATCATCGGATAGTACGAACAAGTTCAAAGCCCATGGCGCTGGGAGAGGATTTTCCGGTCCGATGATATCAATGATTCCAGTGGAGGCTCATTGGAGATCAAGGAGTGGGAACTTCGATAGGCAAGAACCCACTTCTCCGAAGGTCTCATGTATGGGCCAAGTCAAGGACAAACACAAGAAAAGGATTCCTAAAACTAAGCGCGCTTCGCCGCCGAAGGAGTCGAAGCCTCGGGAGATGAAGAAGCAACACTCAACGCTTCGGAGGATCTTTCGGAGTTCAAATTTGGGAAGAAAATCTGATGCTTCTTCTGATGATAAGCCTTCGCTGCCAGACCGAGCGCCTTCTTTGGGCCAGATGAAGAGGTTTTCGAGCGGTCGCAATGCCTTTTCGAACTTCGATTGGACGGCTCCGGTTGCGCCGGTGGATTCAGACCACCGGAGTTACTATTCCGAAGAAGAGAGAGGAGActttgaagaagaagatgaagagttTATTATTCCTTTCTCCGCACCCATTCTGGTAGGTGGAGCAGTGGCGTTGGAGCCAAGGAAAGAGATCAATCTATGGAAGAGAAGAACCTTGGTTCCACCGAGGCCTCTTCGATTGAACACCATTGTCAAATAA